The DNA sequence TCAACCATACGAATTCCAACTCTTGCGATTTTATCTTCATAGCAAGGTCCGATTCCTTTTTTGGTCGTTCCGATTTGCGTTCCACCTTCTTCTTCTTCACGGTACGTATCGAGCAAAATGTGATACGGCATAATAACATGCGCTCTTCTGCTGATAAAAACGTGATCGGTACGCATTCCTTTTTCTTCAATCTGACCGATTTCTTTCAAGAATGCTTTCGGATTTACGACTACTCCATTGGCAATAATACATTTTCCTTTACACTGCAAAACTCCCGAGGGAAGCAAGTGTAAAACAAATTTCTCTTCACCAGCATAGACAGTGTGTCCAGCGTTATCACCGCCTTGAAAACGCACCACATAGTCTGATTTTGCGGAGAGTACATCCGTAATTTTTCCTTTGCCTTCGTCGCCATACTGAAGACCAACTACAACGTAAGTTGCCATATTTTACTTTTTTTTTAGATTTCTACAAAATTAGTTTTTATAATAATCTTGAACAAAATTTAGAGATAAAAGATTTACAACCTTTTACATCTCTTATATATGGTATCGATTAACAGCATTCACTTTCAATTTATTTCCTTAAATTTGCACTTTAGAAAAAAAATATGGATATAGTTAAAATTCACGATAAAGAATTCGTCCCGTACATGAAAAACGACGAAATTCAAGCACTCATTAAAGATCTTGCACAGAAAGTTTATGAGGATTATAAAGATGAAGTCCCTGTTTTTATAGGAGTTTTGAATGGCGTTATCATGTTTTTCTCAGACTTCCTAAAGCACTATCCAGGACAATGCGAAATTGCTTTTCTTCAAATGAGTTCTTATGTAGGAGGACTACAATCTACAGGAATTGTCTATAAAAAAATGGACTTAACCAAAGAAGTTGAAGGTCGTCATATCATCTTAATGGAGGATATCATCGATACTGGAAACACGATTGAAAGTTTATTCGAATACTTTAAAAACACGCAGCGTCCAAAATCTTTAAAAGTAGCCTCTTTATTATTAAAGCCGGACGTTTACAAAAAAGAGTTTAAAATCGATTACGTTGCTAAAGAGATCCCAAATAAATTTGTCTTAGGTTACGGACTTGATTATGATGAATTAGGAAGAAATCTTCCAGACTTATATCAATTATCTGAAGGAAGAATAAATCACTAAAAAATAAATCTGATAAATAATGATAAATATCGTTCTATTCGGTCCTCCAGGAAGCGGAAAAGGTACACAAGCACAGAATTTGATTGAAAAATTCAATTTGAAACAAATTTCTACTGGTGACTTATTTCGTTACAATATGAAAAACAACACCGCATTAGGTGAGTTAGCAAAATCATATATCGACAAAGGCGAATTGGTTCCAGACCAAGTAACCATTGACATGTTGACCGATGAATTGAAAAAACCATGTGATGCACAAGGATTTATTTTCGACGGATTTCCAAGAACAGCAACCCAGACAGAAGCTTTGGAACAAATCGTTAAAGAAGTTTTAAACAGCGATATCAATGTTTGCCTTTCTTTAATAGTAGAAGATAAGGTTTTAGTTGAACGCCTGTTGAAAAGAGGAGAAACCAGTGGAAGAACTGATGATTCAAATCAAGAAATCATCAGCAATAGAATTAAAGAATATTACGCAAAAACTGCAGAAGTTGCCGAGTTGTACAAACAACAGGGAAAATATGTAGAAGTAAACGGAGTTGGAGCAATCGATGAAATCTCTGAAAAACTTTTTGCGGAAGTAGAAAAAATAAAATAAAAAAATCGTTATTGCGAGCGCAGTAAAGCAATCTGTTGAATTGGATTGCTTTGTCGTTTTTTCTCGTCATAACTAAGAACTGAATTATGTCAAATTTCGTAGATTACGTAAAAATCCATTGTACAAGTGGTCATGGTGGTGGAGGCTCAGCGCATCTTAACCGTGAGAAATATGTTCCAAAAGGTGGACCTGATGGTGGAGATGGTGGACGTGGTGGTCACGTAATTTTAAAAGGAAATGCGCACGAGTGGACTTTGCTTCCACTGAGATACACAAGACACATTAAAGCAGAACGCGGTAAAAACGGGAGTAAAAACCAGTTAACCGGTGCTTATGGTGAAGACGTCTATATTGAAGTTCCGCTTGGAACCATTGCTAAAAATGAAGAAGGAGAAGTTGTTGCTGAAATTTTAGAACATGGTCAGGAAATTATCTTGATGCACGGTGGAAAAGGTGGAAAAGGTAATGAGCATTTTAAATCTTCTACCAATCAAACTCCAAGATATGCACAACCGGGATTGCCTGGTGAAGAAGGCTATATCACTTTTGAATTAAAATTGCTTGCTGATGTAGGATTAGTAGGATTTCCAAATGCTGGAAAATCAACTTTACTGGCAGCAGTTTCTGCAGCAAAACCAAAAATTGCCAACTACGCTTTTACAACGTTGACGCCCAATTTAGGAATTGTAGATTACCGGAATTACAAATCTTTCGTAATGGCAGATATTCCAGGAATCATCGAAGGTGCTGCGGAAGGTAAAGGTCTTGGACATCGATTCTTAAGACATATTGAAAGAAACTCCATTCTTTTATTCTTAATTCCGGCCGATTCAGAAAGTCATTTTGAGGAGTTTAAAATTCTGGAAAATGAATTGCAGGAATATAATCCGGAGCTTTTAGATAAAGATTTCATTATTTCTATTTCTAAAGCAGATCTTTTAGATGATGAATTGAAAGCTGAAATTTCTAAAGAATTCCCTGAAAACAAGCAACCTATTTTCTTTTCAGCTGTTACCCAAGAAGGATTAATGGAATTGAAAGATGCAATCTGGAAACAGTTACACGGATAAGATTTATAAACGGATATAAAAATAATAGGTTTGCTTTTAGCAGATCTATTTTTTTTTGGAATAATAATTGAAATCAATTTTCAAAATAAAAATATGAAATACGTACTCAGTCTTTTCTCTTTCCTTCTGATCGTTTCGTGCGCTACAACTAAAACAACTTCCAAGTATTCCAAAATTGAATATTCTGCCGGACCTTGTTTTGGCTTCTGCCCTATTTTTAAAATGACGATTAACAGCGACAGAACTGCAACATTTGAAGCAGAACGCTTTAATTTCTCGCGAGATACAGAATCACAAAAAAGCGAAGGATCTTTCCAAGGAAAAATTGATCAGGAACATTACAATCAATTAATTTCCCTTCTGGATTCTTTACCCAAAGATTTAAAAGATGATTATGGAAATAAAAACGTTACCGATCTGCCAACTTCTAATTTAACCCTTAATTATCAAGATGGACACCTTAAAAAAGTCCAGGATTACGGCAAACGTGGAACACCAGAGTTAGTAAAAGTATATCAGTTTTTTGAAGATTTAAAAACCAATCAAAATTGGACGAAGATTGAATAATTCATAAATATCCATTACTAAAAATAATTAAACTATATTTGCAAAACTAAATTCCTTCTTCACGGAAGGATTTTTTATGGACGATGTCATTCTAGATGAATCCGCTTCCCTGCGGAATTGAAAACTTTAAAAGTTTTTTACTTCATTTCCTTCGTTACATTATTTATAGAATGACACGAGTTTCATTTTAATTAAAAAACATTTCATTTGAATTTTACCGACTTAAACTTAATTGATCCTATCGCAAAAGCGCTTAAGGAAGAGGGTTACACCCAACCAACACCTATTCAACAAAAATCGATTCCCCACATATTGCAAGGCAGAGATTTACTGGGAACCGCACAAACCGGAACAGGAAAAACTGCAGCATTTGCGATTCCTATCCTACAAAATTTAGCAATCAAAAATGCTAAAAACAATCACATTAAAGTTTTAATTCTTACTCCAACGAGAGAATTAGCCATTCAGATTGATGAGAGTTTCAAATCTTACGGAAGACACTTGAAATTAAGAAATCTAGTGGTTTTCGGAGGTGTAAAACAAGCTGCCCAAGAAAACGCTTTAAGAAGAGGCGTTGATATTTTGGTAGCAACTCCAGGAAGATTACTGGATTTTATTTCTCAAGGAATTATTTCATTAAAGCATTTAGAAGTTTTCGTTTTAGACGAAGCAGACAGAATGCTTGATATGGGATTTGTTCACGATGTGAAGAGAATTATTAAATTGCTTCCACCAAAAAGACAAACCCTATTCTTCTCGGCGACGTTCCCGGAAGAAATTAACAAATTAGCGAGCTCTATGCTTACTAATCCAATTCAGGTTGAAGTAGCGCCCGTTTCTGCAACGGCTGATACGATTCAACAGAAAGTATATTTCGTTGATAAAGACAACAAACTGGATCTGTTAACGCATATTTTACAGCAAGAAATTAAGGAATCTGTTTTGGTATTTTCACGTACAAAACATGGTGCTGATAAAATTGCCAGAAAACTACAAAGCCATAAAATTTCTGCAGAAGCAATTCACGGAAATAAATCTCAGAATCAAAGACAGAACGCTCTTACTAATTTTAAATCTGGAAAAACGAGAATCTTAGTTGCGACTGATATTGCAGCCAGAGGAATCGACATCGATGAGTTGAAATATGTAGTAAATTTTGAATTGTCTGACGTGTCTGAAACTTATGTTCACCGTATTGGTAGAACAGGAAGAGCGGGTGCAGAAGGAAGTTCAATTTCTTTCGTTGACGGTCTGGATTTATTAAATCTAAAGAACACAGAGAAACTAATCGGCAAGAAAATTCCGGTTGAAAAAGAACATCCTTTCCATACTGAGAATTTAGTAGCTGAAAAAAGAGATTCTAATAACAAACCTTTCAGACCAAGACCGCAAGGCCAAGGGAATGCAAGTAACAGTCATAGTAAGAAGCCTAACAATAAGAGTAATTTTTCGAGAGGAAAATAGGTTGTTGCTAAAAAACATTTGCCACGAACTCGCGAATTAATCATTTGTGAATTCGTGGCATTTTTTATAGATTTAGTTTGTTAAAAACAGGATTTGCGTACATTTCCAAAAGCGCTTGATTCATACAATGATTATTTTTAACAATGCTTAAATTCATTCTTTTGATAAAGAATTGCTTTTCCTGTTCAGTATAATATTTCGAATATAGAGTGCTGTTTTTCAGTAAATCTGCAGCAATATAATTACTTGGCCAAAGTTTGTAACCCTCTACAATTTTTTTGGTTAAAACCTCTGCCAACTTCTGTATTTGCTTATTAGAATTCGAAACGGAGTTTTCAATATCCGTATAAATCTCATCTTCTATCTTGCCAAAATGCAAGTGAATTCTTTTCTTTTGGCCAGAAACGCCCGTCATAATATTGAGAAAATCTTCGTTTTTGTGCTTTTCTTGATTCAGATGATCTGCGCACATTTTTTCAACTTTCAATTTGTCTGTCGGGTCTAACTCATAAGAAATAGAAACAGGAACTACTTTTAATTTTTTAAAATATTGACAAGGTTTACTTTGCTCATCAAACATAGAAATCATTTTCAAAACGCCAGCTTGGGTGAAATCATTACCATCTTTAGCACGACCTTCTCGCTGCGCAATCCAAACCGAGCGATTTTCACTGGTTAACAATTGGAAAATATATTCAGATAAAAGTTTGCTGTTTTCTAAAAGTTCCCTTGGCGCTGCACTACGTTTTACAAAAAAATTCCGGTTTAGTTTTGCCAAAATAAGGTATAAATCTCTTTGCACCAAATTATCTCCAATGACCGATGCTGTCAGGTTTAAACCTTTCTCTAACAAAGCAAAATTTAACAAACAGGTGTCTAAAAGAATATCCCGGTGATTGGATATAAAAAGATAAGATTCCTTTTTATTCAAATTTTCTGCTCCAGAAATAGTAAACCCGTCAGAACTTGCTTTCAAAACATTCTTGATACTTGGGTAAATAATGAATTTCTGAAAATCTTCGATAGAATGGATATCGCCAACAATTTGCTGTATTTTTTCATCTGAAATATTAGGAAGACTATAATGCAGAAGAAGTTTCATCATAGGATGGCGCATTATAAAGCGTATTGCAGGATTCACTTCTTCGGGATGATAAAATCTTATGCTGTCGAATTTCTTTTTCATTATTTTTCTTTACCTATTAAAAATCCGATTTGCGTTATCTGTAGTAATTCTATCGATTTCGGAAAAGTCTTTATTGTAAATATTCACGAGTTTTCCAACAACCAAATCCAGATAAGAACTTTCGTTTCTTTTTCCGCGATGTGGAACAGGAGCTAAATAAGGAGAGTCGGTTTCTAAGACGATTTTATCTAAAGGGATTTCGTTTAAGAATTGATCGATCTTTCCATTTTTAAAGGTGACTACTCCACCGATTCCTAAAATGAAGTTTAGGTTAATCGCTCTTTTTGCCTGGTCCAAATCTCCTGAGAAGCAATGGAAAATCCCCCGTAATTTTGGATGCTTTTTTCGGTCTAAAACTTCAAATGTTTCATCGAAACTTTCTCTGGTATGAATAACAATGGGTAGATCTTTTTCAATCGCCCAATCGATTTGTTGTTCAAAAGCTTTTACCTGAATATCTAAAGTGGTTTTATCCCAATACAAATCAATTCCGATTTCTCCGATGGCTGCGAATGGTCTTTGGTTTAAATAATCTTCAACTAATTTCAGTTCCTGTTCCCACGATTCTGGTTTTACATAACATGGATGTAATCCCATCATAGAAATAATCTGATTTGGATATTCACTTTCCAAAGCGAGCATTTTTTCGTGCGTTTCAGAATTAATGGCTGGGAGATAAAATTTGGAAACGCCTTTATTTAAAGCTCTTTCGATCATTTCTTTTCGGTCTTCGTCGAATTCTTCGGAATACAAGTGAGTGTGGGTATCGATCATTTTGGTTGTAAATTTTAGGATTTAGGTAGTAAGTAATTAGTTAAAGAAAACAGATTTTAAATAAAAAATTTTAAACCATTAAGAATGATGAAGGAGTTAAGAATATTAAGTTTTGAATCCTTCGGATTTTAATTAAATATTTTATGCTTTACTTTCGCTTGTTGCATCGAAATTCTTTCTTTTATCTTTTCTAAAAACTCCTGGTATTTTGGATTTTTATCATCAGAGGTTTTATGATCTAAAGACTTTGCTATTTTTAAATTCTCTTCGATAAAATCCATGGTCTCATCGGAAAAATAAGCGTTTCCAAACTTTTCCCAGATATAATTAATTGCTTGATTATTGGGATGAATTAAATCTTCTTTGTAGAAACGATAGTCCCGTAAATCATCCATTAAAATTTCATAAACCGGCAGATAATGGCAGTTTTCAAATTGTGGCAAAATTTCATGAATCGCTGAAATCAATTTCGATTTGCTCAAATTGTTTTCGACCATTCCATCTTTGGTGTGACGGACTGGCGAAACAGTAAATAAAATTTGAACATTGGGTTTTGCGATGTCTTTCAGATTAACGATGGTTTCATAAATGGAATCTGTTAATTCTAAATTGGTCAATAATCTCTTTTCGAAATATTT is a window from the Kaistella flava (ex Peng et al. 2021) genome containing:
- the hpt gene encoding hypoxanthine phosphoribosyltransferase, giving the protein MDIVKIHDKEFVPYMKNDEIQALIKDLAQKVYEDYKDEVPVFIGVLNGVIMFFSDFLKHYPGQCEIAFLQMSSYVGGLQSTGIVYKKMDLTKEVEGRHIILMEDIIDTGNTIESLFEYFKNTQRPKSLKVASLLLKPDVYKKEFKIDYVAKEIPNKFVLGYGLDYDELGRNLPDLYQLSEGRINH
- a CDS encoding adenylate kinase, with protein sequence MINIVLFGPPGSGKGTQAQNLIEKFNLKQISTGDLFRYNMKNNTALGELAKSYIDKGELVPDQVTIDMLTDELKKPCDAQGFIFDGFPRTATQTEALEQIVKEVLNSDINVCLSLIVEDKVLVERLLKRGETSGRTDDSNQEIISNRIKEYYAKTAEVAELYKQQGKYVEVNGVGAIDEISEKLFAEVEKIK
- the obgE gene encoding GTPase ObgE, encoding MSNFVDYVKIHCTSGHGGGGSAHLNREKYVPKGGPDGGDGGRGGHVILKGNAHEWTLLPLRYTRHIKAERGKNGSKNQLTGAYGEDVYIEVPLGTIAKNEEGEVVAEILEHGQEIILMHGGKGGKGNEHFKSSTNQTPRYAQPGLPGEEGYITFELKLLADVGLVGFPNAGKSTLLAAVSAAKPKIANYAFTTLTPNLGIVDYRNYKSFVMADIPGIIEGAAEGKGLGHRFLRHIERNSILLFLIPADSESHFEEFKILENELQEYNPELLDKDFIISISKADLLDDELKAEISKEFPENKQPIFFSAVTQEGLMELKDAIWKQLHG
- a CDS encoding DUF6438 domain-containing protein, with translation MKYVLSLFSFLLIVSCATTKTTSKYSKIEYSAGPCFGFCPIFKMTINSDRTATFEAERFNFSRDTESQKSEGSFQGKIDQEHYNQLISLLDSLPKDLKDDYGNKNVTDLPTSNLTLNYQDGHLKKVQDYGKRGTPELVKVYQFFEDLKTNQNWTKIE
- a CDS encoding DEAD/DEAH box helicase; the encoded protein is MNFTDLNLIDPIAKALKEEGYTQPTPIQQKSIPHILQGRDLLGTAQTGTGKTAAFAIPILQNLAIKNAKNNHIKVLILTPTRELAIQIDESFKSYGRHLKLRNLVVFGGVKQAAQENALRRGVDILVATPGRLLDFISQGIISLKHLEVFVLDEADRMLDMGFVHDVKRIIKLLPPKRQTLFFSATFPEEINKLASSMLTNPIQVEVAPVSATADTIQQKVYFVDKDNKLDLLTHILQQEIKESVLVFSRTKHGADKIARKLQSHKISAEAIHGNKSQNQRQNALTNFKSGKTRILVATDIAARGIDIDELKYVVNFELSDVSETYVHRIGRTGRAGAEGSSISFVDGLDLLNLKNTEKLIGKKIPVEKEHPFHTENLVAEKRDSNNKPFRPRPQGQGNASNSHSKKPNNKSNFSRGK
- a CDS encoding 1-acyl-sn-glycerol-3-phosphate acyltransferase; protein product: MKKKFDSIRFYHPEEVNPAIRFIMRHPMMKLLLHYSLPNISDEKIQQIVGDIHSIEDFQKFIIYPSIKNVLKASSDGFTISGAENLNKKESYLFISNHRDILLDTCLLNFALLEKGLNLTASVIGDNLVQRDLYLILAKLNRNFFVKRSAAPRELLENSKLLSEYIFQLLTSENRSVWIAQREGRAKDGNDFTQAGVLKMISMFDEQSKPCQYFKKLKVVPVSISYELDPTDKLKVEKMCADHLNQEKHKNEDFLNIMTGVSGQKKRIHLHFGKIEDEIYTDIENSVSNSNKQIQKLAEVLTKKIVEGYKLWPSNYIAADLLKNSTLYSKYYTEQEKQFFIKRMNLSIVKNNHCMNQALLEMYANPVFNKLNL
- a CDS encoding TatD family hydrolase; this encodes MIDTHTHLYSEEFDEDRKEMIERALNKGVSKFYLPAINSETHEKMLALESEYPNQIISMMGLHPCYVKPESWEQELKLVEDYLNQRPFAAIGEIGIDLYWDKTTLDIQVKAFEQQIDWAIEKDLPIVIHTRESFDETFEVLDRKKHPKLRGIFHCFSGDLDQAKRAINLNFILGIGGVVTFKNGKIDQFLNEIPLDKIVLETDSPYLAPVPHRGKRNESSYLDLVVGKLVNIYNKDFSEIDRITTDNANRIFNR
- a CDS encoding GSCFA domain-containing protein is translated as MKFRTEVDIPNSDKKIEVEDQIFSIGSCFATEMSDLLQDGQLQTFNNPFGTLFNPFSINQSIKKLHDARFYEESDLISFNEEVISLDHHTSFNSRFLHQTLDRINSQIDAGNQFLQNTNWILITYGTSYIYEFLPKKKLVANCHKIPAKYFEKRLLTNLELTDSIYETIVNLKDIAKPNVQILFTVSPVRHTKDGMVENNLSKSKLISAIHEILPQFENCHYLPVYEILMDDLRDYRFYKEDLIHPNNQAINYIWEKFGNAYFSDETMDFIEENLKIAKSLDHKTSDDKNPKYQEFLEKIKERISMQQAKVKHKIFN